One region of Flavobacterium sp. GSB-24 genomic DNA includes:
- a CDS encoding alpha/beta hydrolase has product MSKIPVYFMPGLAASSSIFERIQLDEDVFEMFLLEWEIPKPKESLSDYALRISEKIKHENPVLIGVSFGGILVQEISKHIKTRKIIIISSVRSNAEFPRRMKIGKSTKAYKLIPMQLILNIEKLAKFSFGEKVNKRIKLYEKFLSVRDLGYLQWAVESVIRWDRNQIDENVIHIHGDQDEVFPIKYINKCIIVKGGTHIMILNKYKWLNENLPSIILED; this is encoded by the coding sequence ATGAGTAAAATTCCAGTTTATTTTATGCCGGGTCTGGCAGCAAGTTCGTCTATTTTTGAAAGAATACAATTAGATGAAGATGTTTTTGAAATGTTTCTTTTGGAGTGGGAGATTCCCAAGCCTAAAGAATCACTTTCAGATTATGCGCTTCGAATTAGTGAAAAGATAAAACATGAAAACCCTGTTTTAATTGGTGTTTCCTTTGGCGGAATTTTAGTTCAGGAAATTTCGAAACATATAAAAACTCGAAAAATTATTATTATATCCAGTGTAAGAAGCAATGCGGAGTTTCCTAGAAGAATGAAAATAGGGAAGAGCACAAAAGCATATAAGCTAATTCCGATGCAGTTGATTTTAAATATTGAAAAATTGGCTAAATTTTCATTTGGCGAAAAAGTCAATAAGAGAATTAAACTTTACGAGAAGTTTTTATCAGTCCGTGATTTAGGTTATCTGCAATGGGCTGTAGAAAGTGTGATTCGCTGGGATAGAAATCAAATTGATGAAAATGTAATTCACATTCACGGAGATCAAGACGAGGTTTTTCCAATAAAATATATCAATAAGTGTATTATCGTAAAAGGCGGAACCCATATTATGATTCTCAATAAATATAAATGGCTGAATGAGAATCTGCCTTCTATTATATTGGAAGACTAA
- a CDS encoding N-acetyltransferase — METFVTMEIKDNTFARQFETVVPEGMLAVEYSFQEKKIFLTKINTPDSYQNEEAINALLKNILELSSEKNYRVVPIHPKIVSFFKKNPRYKELLPPGIRI, encoded by the coding sequence ATGGAAACTTTTGTAACTATGGAAATCAAAGACAACACTTTTGCACGCCAATTTGAAACTGTCGTACCTGAAGGAATGCTGGCAGTTGAATATTCATTTCAAGAAAAAAAAATCTTCTTAACTAAAATCAACACACCAGATTCGTATCAAAATGAAGAAGCTATTAACGCTTTACTTAAAAACATTTTAGAATTAAGCTCTGAAAAAAATTACAGAGTTGTTCCAATTCATCCAAAGATTGTTTCTTTTTTCAAAAAAAATCCTAGATATAAAGAACTGCTTCCTCCTGGAATTAGAATCTAA
- a CDS encoding anion permease: MKEVKIPQTLITLAIGIAIWFIPAPNGVVIEAWHLFAIFVATILGIILKAAPMGTMCMIAIALTAMSQVLAPGDPGKSITLALRGFGDKVIWLIGISFFIARGFIKTGLGNRIAFLFIKIFGKSSLGLAYGLGLADLVLAPAVPSNTARGGGIIYPIMKSMSMSFGSMPDQPETHRKLGSYLTLNSYNMNLIASSMFLTGTASNPMCQKFALNLGIKIAWMSWAAAAIVPGLCAFFVIPFVLYKIYPPELKKTADAPQIASQKLKEMGAITRNEWMMLLTFFILLFLWMTGDLFSIDATTTAFIGLVILLLTSVLTWDDVKAEKGAWDTIVWFSVLVMMASSLNELGFIAWFSDLVKAEIGGLSWQMAFPIIVLVYFFSHYLFASATAHVAAMYAALLGVGVSLGIPGLLLAFMLGFIGSLYGTLTHYGHGPAPVFFGSGYVDLKSWWVKGLITGLVMLFIYMVIGGLWLRIIGYF; encoded by the coding sequence ATGAAAGAAGTAAAAATTCCTCAGACCCTGATAACGCTGGCAATTGGAATTGCAATTTGGTTTATTCCTGCACCAAATGGCGTTGTAATAGAAGCGTGGCATTTATTTGCCATTTTCGTAGCTACAATTTTAGGAATTATTCTAAAAGCAGCTCCTATGGGGACTATGTGTATGATTGCAATTGCATTAACGGCAATGTCACAGGTTTTGGCTCCAGGCGATCCAGGAAAATCGATTACTTTGGCCTTGAGAGGTTTTGGAGATAAAGTAATTTGGTTAATTGGAATTTCATTCTTTATAGCCAGAGGTTTTATCAAAACAGGTTTAGGAAATAGAATTGCTTTTTTATTCATCAAAATATTCGGGAAAAGTTCTTTAGGATTGGCTTATGGTTTAGGATTGGCCGATTTAGTGCTGGCGCCAGCTGTTCCGAGTAACACGGCAAGAGGGGGAGGGATTATTTATCCGATCATGAAATCCATGTCTATGAGTTTTGGCTCAATGCCTGATCAGCCCGAGACACACAGAAAGCTGGGTTCGTATTTGACTTTAAATAGTTATAATATGAATTTGATAGCATCTTCAATGTTTCTAACAGGTACGGCAAGTAATCCGATGTGTCAAAAATTTGCGCTTAATTTAGGAATAAAAATAGCTTGGATGTCGTGGGCAGCTGCGGCGATTGTTCCAGGTTTATGTGCATTTTTTGTCATTCCGTTTGTGTTGTATAAAATTTATCCTCCAGAATTGAAAAAAACAGCCGATGCGCCGCAGATAGCATCTCAGAAATTAAAAGAAATGGGAGCAATAACCAGAAACGAATGGATGATGCTGCTGACGTTTTTTATACTTCTTTTTCTTTGGATGACTGGAGATTTATTTTCTATTGATGCGACAACAACAGCATTTATAGGATTAGTAATTTTATTGCTGACTTCGGTTTTAACTTGGGATGATGTAAAAGCCGAAAAAGGAGCTTGGGATACAATTGTTTGGTTTTCTGTTTTAGTAATGATGGCCAGTTCGCTCAATGAATTAGGCTTCATTGCGTGGTTTAGTGATCTTGTAAAAGCAGAAATTGGTGGATTAAGCTGGCAAATGGCTTTCCCGATTATTGTGCTTGTATACTTTTTTAGTCATTACCTTTTTGCAAGTGCAACAGCACACGTAGCGGCAATGTATGCCGCATTGCTTGGCGTAGGAGTTTCGCTTGGAATTCCAGGACTGCTGCTTGCTTTTATGCTTGGTTTTATAGGTTCGCTATACGGAACATTAACGCATTATGGTCATGGTCCGGCACCCGTTTTCTTTGGGAGCGGCTACGTCGATTTAAAGAGCTGGTGGGTCAAAGGACTTATAACTGGTTTAGTTATGCTCTTTATTTATATGGTAATTGGAGGATTGTGGCTCCGAATTATTGGATATTTTTAG
- a CDS encoding porin, with the protein MNKILLFPIVFFFFLTPLLLQAQDYVNESGKTEKPENEVKYPQYQIKGLLQARYLESFGDNVDVLGVHHSTGDVTQQSFDIKRMRVGLNTKLSEATEVVILVNLADFKSDTKGKVLENAYGKYTFSKYIALTGGQFRPAFGIEELVPVDIIKSFDFSNQYYEFGKNGWTSFQIGASATGAFDIGKIPVNYAVSVLNGNGKNVEMDKDNGKQYSTRWVFELSKEHKINLGLNGGFGKVFKEDVFAIGADITSDFKLTDRFTFDLQIEYKQGTNHNLYFSLPVESRTDNVADYQMRGIYFLPNLRYVVNYKKLTALELSCRYETFDPSYKVNSNVRQTYTPMVSLEFGKAYTGRIELGFEIDRFDKSVPDTSTYNDDLFLIQLQLRL; encoded by the coding sequence ATGAATAAAATTCTACTATTTCCAATTGTTTTTTTCTTCTTTTTAACTCCGCTTTTGCTGCAAGCCCAAGACTATGTAAATGAAAGTGGAAAAACTGAAAAGCCAGAAAACGAGGTAAAATATCCACAATACCAAATCAAAGGTCTTTTGCAGGCAAGATATCTAGAAAGTTTTGGCGATAATGTTGATGTTTTAGGGGTTCACCACTCTACTGGTGATGTTACACAGCAGTCTTTTGATATTAAAAGAATGCGTGTTGGTTTAAATACCAAATTAAGTGAAGCAACAGAAGTTGTGATCCTAGTCAATTTAGCTGATTTTAAATCCGATACAAAAGGTAAAGTTTTGGAAAATGCCTATGGAAAATATACTTTTAGTAAATACATTGCTCTAACAGGAGGGCAATTCCGTCCTGCATTTGGTATAGAAGAGCTTGTTCCGGTGGATATTATAAAATCTTTTGACTTTTCAAATCAATATTACGAATTCGGAAAAAATGGATGGACCAGCTTTCAGATAGGAGCTTCCGCAACTGGAGCTTTCGATATCGGAAAAATTCCAGTCAATTACGCTGTTTCTGTATTAAATGGAAATGGAAAAAATGTAGAAATGGATAAGGATAATGGAAAACAATATTCTACAAGATGGGTTTTCGAATTATCAAAAGAACACAAAATTAATCTGGGTTTGAACGGAGGTTTCGGAAAAGTGTTTAAAGAAGATGTTTTTGCAATTGGTGCAGATATAACCAGTGATTTTAAACTTACAGACAGATTTACTTTCGATCTTCAAATCGAATACAAACAAGGAACAAATCATAACTTATATTTTTCTCTGCCAGTAGAAAGCAGAACAGATAATGTTGCTGATTATCAAATGCGAGGGATTTATTTTCTGCCAAATCTGAGATATGTTGTAAACTACAAAAAATTGACTGCTTTAGAATTATCATGTCGTTACGAAACATTTGATCCTAGTTATAAGGTCAATTCAAATGTAAGGCAGACCTATACGCCAATGGTAAGTTTAGAATTTGGAAAAGCCTATACGGGTCGAATAGAATTGGGATTTGAAATTGATCGATTTGATAAAAGTGTTCCAGATACATCAACCTATAATGATGATTTATTCTTAATTCAATTACAACTACGACTTTAA
- the abc-f gene encoding ribosomal protection-like ABC-F family protein, protein MITVNDISVQFGGTTLFSDVSFAINENDKIALMGKNGAGKSTLLKIIAGVNKPSTGSISAPREAVIAYLPQHLLTEDGATVMEEASKAFSEIFKMKSEIDEINEQLTVRTDYESDEYMKLIERVSDLSEKFYAIEEVNYEAEVEKILVGLGFEREDFTRQTSEFSGGWRMRIELAKILLRKPDLILLDEPTNHMDIESIQWLEDFLLNQAKAVVVISHDRAFVDNITNRTIEVTMGRIYDYKAKYTHYLELRKDRRIHQQKAYDEQQKMIAENRAFIDRFKGTFSKTDAVQSRVKMLEKLEIVQVDEVDTSALRLKFPPAARSGQYPVIVKEMSKSYGDHVVFKDANIVIERGQKVAFVGKNGEGKSTMIKAIMKEIGVDSGSVEIGHNAQIGYFAQNQAALLDENATIFETIDSIAVGDIRTQIKNILGAFMFQGDDITKKVKVLSGGEKTRLAMIKLLLEPVNLLILDEPSNHLDMKTKDIIKDALRDFDGTLILVSHDRDFLDGLATKVFEFGNKRVKEHFEDVAGFLAHKKMDSMREIEK, encoded by the coding sequence ATGATTACAGTTAACGATATTTCGGTTCAGTTTGGTGGAACTACACTTTTTAGCGATGTTTCTTTTGCTATCAATGAAAATGATAAAATCGCCCTTATGGGTAAAAATGGTGCGGGAAAATCGACACTTTTAAAAATAATTGCTGGTGTAAACAAACCTTCAACTGGAAGTATTTCTGCTCCAAGAGAAGCAGTAATTGCTTATCTGCCACAACATTTACTTACTGAAGATGGGGCGACTGTTATGGAAGAAGCATCAAAAGCATTCAGTGAGATTTTTAAAATGAAATCTGAAATAGACGAAATCAATGAGCAGTTAACAGTTCGTACAGATTATGAAAGTGACGAATACATGAAATTGATCGAAAGAGTTTCTGACTTAAGCGAAAAATTTTATGCTATTGAAGAAGTAAATTACGAAGCTGAAGTAGAAAAGATATTAGTAGGTTTAGGTTTTGAGCGCGAAGATTTTACACGTCAGACTTCTGAATTTTCTGGAGGATGGAGAATGCGTATCGAACTGGCTAAAATTTTATTGAGAAAACCAGATTTAATTTTACTGGATGAGCCAACGAACCACATGGATATTGAAAGTATTCAATGGTTAGAAGATTTCTTGTTGAACCAAGCCAAAGCTGTTGTAGTAATCTCGCACGATAGAGCGTTTGTAGATAATATTACAAATCGTACTATTGAGGTTACAATGGGAAGAATTTACGATTACAAAGCAAAATATACTCATTATTTAGAATTAAGAAAAGACCGCCGTATCCATCAGCAGAAAGCATACGATGAACAGCAAAAAATGATTGCAGAAAATCGTGCTTTTATTGATCGTTTTAAAGGAACATTTTCTAAAACAGATGCTGTGCAGTCTCGCGTAAAAATGCTGGAGAAACTTGAAATTGTTCAGGTTGATGAAGTAGATACTTCGGCATTGCGTTTAAAATTCCCGCCTGCAGCGCGTTCTGGACAATATCCTGTTATTGTAAAAGAAATGTCTAAATCTTACGGAGATCATGTTGTGTTTAAAGATGCAAATATTGTAATCGAACGTGGTCAAAAAGTAGCATTTGTTGGGAAAAATGGTGAAGGAAAATCGACCATGATCAAAGCGATTATGAAAGAAATTGGTGTTGATTCTGGAAGTGTTGAAATCGGTCACAATGCACAAATTGGATATTTTGCTCAAAATCAAGCGGCTTTACTAGATGAAAACGCAACGATCTTTGAAACAATTGACAGTATTGCAGTTGGAGATATTAGAACACAAATTAAAAATATTTTAGGTGCTTTCATGTTCCAAGGTGATGATATTACCAAAAAAGTAAAAGTGCTTTCAGGAGGAGAAAAAACACGTTTGGCAATGATAAAATTATTGTTGGAACCTGTAAACTTATTGATTCTGGATGAGCCTTCGAATCATTTGGATATGAAAACGAAAGATATTATCAAAGATGCGCTTCGTGATTTTGACGGAACTTTAATCTTAGTTTCTCACGACCGTGATTTCCTTGACGGTTTAGCAACTAAAGTTTTTGAGTTCGGAAATAAAAGAGTAAAAGAACACTTTGAAGATGTTGCAGGTTTCCTTGCTCATAAGAAAATGGACTCTATGAGAGAGATCGAAAAATAA
- a CDS encoding GlmU family protein — MNYILFDGPVRNALLPFTFTRPVADILVGIMTIRQKWEKRLGSTITTITEEYLSEKFPMVEMEENVMINAAYLPNDTLVEMISDLTENQAIFKGEDVIAFFATENQEEIDFDSYEIIQYNDDCITIEHTWDIFSKNDAAIRQDFNYLTEDRKSQPIPKSVNVIAPENIFIEEGAKLEFVTLNASNGPIYIGANSEIMEGTVIRGPFALCENAIVKMSAKVYGATTVGPGSRIGGEVKNSVLFANSNKGHEGFLGDSVLGEWCNIGADSNNSNLKNNYEEVKLWSYETEGFAKTGLQFCGLMMGDHSKCGINTMFNTGTVVGVSANIFGSGFPRNFVPSFSWGGAAGFTTYVTKKAFETAKLVMGRRNIEFDETEAAILEHIFEETKKWRKD, encoded by the coding sequence ATGAACTACATTCTTTTCGACGGGCCCGTTCGGAATGCGTTATTACCCTTTACCTTTACGAGGCCTGTGGCTGATATTTTGGTCGGAATTATGACCATCCGTCAAAAATGGGAAAAACGTTTAGGTTCAACAATTACCACTATTACCGAAGAATATTTATCAGAAAAATTTCCAATGGTTGAAATGGAAGAAAATGTAATGATCAATGCAGCGTATTTGCCAAATGATACACTTGTAGAGATGATTTCTGACTTAACCGAAAATCAGGCCATTTTTAAAGGAGAAGATGTAATTGCATTTTTTGCAACCGAAAACCAAGAAGAAATCGATTTTGATTCTTACGAAATTATTCAGTACAATGATGACTGTATAACTATTGAACATACTTGGGATATTTTTTCTAAAAATGATGCAGCGATCCGTCAAGATTTTAATTATTTGACAGAAGATCGAAAATCGCAGCCAATTCCAAAAAGTGTTAATGTAATTGCACCCGAAAATATATTTATCGAAGAAGGAGCCAAATTGGAGTTTGTAACTTTAAATGCTTCAAATGGTCCTATATATATAGGTGCGAATTCGGAGATCATGGAAGGAACTGTAATTCGAGGGCCTTTTGCTTTATGCGAAAATGCAATAGTAAAAATGTCTGCCAAAGTTTACGGAGCGACAACTGTAGGGCCGGGATCTAGAATTGGAGGAGAGGTTAAGAACTCTGTGCTTTTTGCAAATTCGAATAAAGGACATGAAGGATTTTTAGGAGATTCTGTTTTAGGCGAATGGTGTAATATAGGGGCCGATTCTAATAATTCAAACCTGAAAAATAACTACGAAGAAGTAAAATTGTGGAGCTATGAAACGGAAGGTTTTGCAAAAACAGGACTTCAGTTTTGTGGTTTAATGATGGGAGATCACAGTAAATGTGGTATCAATACAATGTTTAATACCGGAACTGTTGTTGGAGTAAGTGCCAATATCTTCGGATCTGGTTTTCCTCGTAATTTTGTGCCAAGTTTTTCTTGGGGAGGCGCAGCGGGTTTTACGACTTATGTAACCAAAAAAGCTTTTGAAACAGCCAAACTGGTTATGGGACGCAGAAACATTGAGTTTGATGAAACTGAAGCCGCAATTTTAGAACACATTTTTGAAGAAACCAAAAAATGGAGAAAAGACTGA
- a CDS encoding type B 50S ribosomal protein L31 gives MKKGIHPENYRLVAFKDMSNDDVFITKSTADTKETIEVDGVEYPVVKMEISRTSHPFYTGKSKLIDTAGRIDKFKTKYAKHAKK, from the coding sequence ATGAAAAAAGGAATTCACCCAGAAAATTACAGATTAGTTGCATTTAAAGACATGTCAAATGATGACGTTTTTATCACTAAATCTACTGCAGATACAAAAGAAACAATTGAAGTTGACGGAGTTGAGTATCCAGTTGTAAAAATGGAGATTTCTAGAACATCTCACCCTTTTTATACTGGTAAATCTAAACTTATCGATACTGCAGGACGTATTGATAAATTCAAAACTAAATACGCTAAACACGCTAAAAAATAA
- a CDS encoding DUF4199 domain-containing protein — protein sequence MINEVIKKNGITYGVMIGIASALVTATIYAVDLNLFTAWWMGIIGIAISLTISIILLSKTKKELNGVFTFKDAFTTYFIAAVIGILISTTFNIILFNVIDPGAKDTLSEIMIKYTVNMMQKFGAPASGINEAVAKMKESSPYSTIELAKGSVFAIVISAIFGLIFAAFFKSKTTQE from the coding sequence ATGATTAATGAAGTTATAAAAAAGAACGGTATTACTTATGGTGTAATGATTGGTATTGCATCTGCTTTGGTTACTGCAACGATATATGCTGTTGATTTAAACCTCTTTACAGCTTGGTGGATGGGTATAATTGGAATAGCAATAAGTCTTACAATAAGTATTATTTTGCTTTCTAAAACAAAGAAGGAATTAAATGGCGTTTTTACTTTCAAAGATGCTTTTACCACTTATTTTATAGCTGCAGTAATCGGTATTTTGATTTCTACAACTTTTAATATTATTCTATTTAACGTAATTGATCCAGGAGCTAAAGACACTTTAAGCGAAATTATGATCAAATACACTGTAAATATGATGCAGAAATTTGGTGCTCCAGCTTCAGGTATTAACGAAGCAGTTGCTAAAATGAAAGAAAGTAGTCCGTACTCTACTATAGAACTAGCAAAAGGATCTGTTTTTGCAATTGTTATCAGTGCCATTTTTGGATTGATTTTCGCTGCATTTTTTAAAAGCAAAACTACACAAGAATAA
- a CDS encoding glycosyltransferase family 2 protein — MNLSILIPLLNEEESLKELYTWIIKVMQSNNYSYEIIFVDDGSTDNSWQIIEGFSNENPNVKGIRFMKNFGKSQALHAGFAKAKGDVIITMDADLQDSPDEIPELYEMITAQKYDLVSGWKKKRYDSVVAKNLPSKLFNWAARKTSGVELNDFNCGLKAYKNVVVKNIEVSGEMHRYIPVLAKNAGFGKIGEKVVIHQARKYGETKFGMERFINGFLDLITIWFLSRFGKRPMHLFGAMGSIMFIIGFLSAGYIGVSKLYHMYNGMKYTLVTNNPWFYIALTTMILGTQLFLAGFLGEIILRTKNNEERYKVAREVNF, encoded by the coding sequence ATGAATTTATCTATACTTATACCGCTTCTAAACGAGGAGGAATCACTTAAAGAACTTTATACTTGGATCATTAAAGTGATGCAATCTAACAATTACTCTTATGAAATCATTTTTGTAGATGATGGTAGTACAGATAATTCTTGGCAGATAATTGAAGGTTTTTCTAATGAAAATCCGAATGTAAAAGGCATTCGTTTCATGAAAAACTTTGGAAAATCGCAGGCTTTACATGCTGGTTTTGCCAAAGCAAAAGGTGACGTTATTATTACAATGGATGCCGACCTGCAAGACAGTCCAGATGAAATTCCTGAATTGTACGAAATGATTACAGCTCAGAAATACGATTTGGTTTCAGGCTGGAAAAAGAAACGTTACGATTCTGTTGTAGCAAAAAATCTTCCTTCAAAATTATTTAACTGGGCTGCCAGAAAAACTTCTGGTGTTGAGTTAAACGATTTTAACTGCGGATTAAAAGCATATAAAAATGTTGTTGTCAAAAACATTGAAGTTTCTGGCGAAATGCACCGTTATATTCCTGTATTGGCTAAAAATGCCGGTTTCGGAAAAATTGGCGAAAAAGTGGTAATTCACCAAGCTAGAAAATATGGGGAGACCAAATTTGGAATGGAACGTTTTATTAACGGATTTCTTGATTTGATTACGATTTGGTTTTTATCGCGTTTTGGAAAAAGACCAATGCACTTATTTGGCGCAATGGGATCAATAATGTTTATAATCGGATTTTTGTCTGCTGGATATATAGGCGTTTCAAAACTATACCATATGTATAACGGAATGAAATATACTTTGGTTACAAATAATCCGTGGTTCTACATTGCTTTGACTACAATGATTTTAGGAACTCAGCTTTTCTTAGCTGGATTTTTAGGTGAAATTATTTTAAGAACCAAAAACAACGAAGAAAGATATAAAGTAGCACGTGAAGTAAATTTTTGA
- a CDS encoding phospho-sugar mutase, whose protein sequence is MNIAPNILNAVNEWLTPTFDQETQAAVKELMTTSPKELEESFYKNLEFGTGGMRGVMGVGNNRINKYTLGKNTQGLSDYLHEVFPNEPLKVVIAYDCRHNSNTLAKVVADVFSANGIHVYLFSDLRPTPELSFALKYLGCQCGIVLTASHNPPEYNGYKVYWQDGGQIVPPQDAAIINVIENLDYDKIKFNANESLIQYIDTDIDKAFIKSSIENASFNTPAEAKDNLHIVFTSLHGTSIKSIPDTLSQAGYKNVHIVPEQAVPDGDFPTVKSPNPEEPEALTMALALADKTNSDIVVGTDPDCDRLGVAVRNNDGKMILLNGNQTMVLMTSFLLKQWKKAGKINGKQFVGSTIVSTPMIMELATSYGVECKVGLTGFKWIAKMIKDFPELEFIGGGEESFGFMVGDAVRDKDAVAATLLICEVAAQAKAAGSSVYKELLQLYVENGFYKEYLVSLTKKGMEGLQEINQMMIDLRKNPLKEINGQRVIMVEDYQSSTALNLLTNEESTMDMPKSNVLIYYTEDGSKICARPSGTEPKIKFYISVNAELESVQDFDAAESFLDQKIQNIIADMQLK, encoded by the coding sequence ATGAATATAGCACCTAATATTTTAAATGCTGTAAATGAATGGCTGACACCAACATTCGATCAAGAAACACAAGCTGCTGTTAAAGAATTAATGACTACTTCACCAAAAGAACTTGAAGAAAGTTTTTATAAAAACTTAGAATTTGGAACTGGAGGTATGCGTGGCGTTATGGGCGTTGGAAACAACAGAATTAACAAATATACGCTTGGAAAAAATACTCAGGGTTTATCTGATTATTTACACGAAGTTTTTCCAAACGAACCTCTAAAAGTTGTTATTGCTTACGACTGCCGTCATAACAGTAATACTTTGGCAAAAGTGGTTGCAGATGTTTTCTCTGCAAACGGAATTCACGTTTATTTGTTTTCTGACTTAAGACCAACTCCAGAATTATCTTTTGCACTTAAATACCTAGGGTGTCAATGCGGAATCGTTCTTACAGCTTCTCACAATCCGCCAGAATATAACGGATATAAAGTGTATTGGCAGGATGGCGGACAAATTGTACCTCCACAAGATGCAGCAATTATTAATGTAATCGAAAATCTAGATTACGACAAAATTAAATTCAACGCAAACGAAAGCTTGATCCAGTATATTGATACTGATATTGATAAAGCATTTATTAAGTCATCTATCGAAAACGCAAGTTTTAATACTCCTGCAGAAGCTAAGGACAATCTTCATATTGTTTTTACTTCATTACACGGAACTTCAATAAAATCAATTCCAGATACTTTATCTCAGGCTGGCTACAAAAATGTTCATATTGTACCTGAACAGGCAGTTCCAGACGGAGATTTCCCAACTGTAAAATCACCAAACCCAGAAGAACCAGAAGCTTTAACAATGGCTTTGGCTTTGGCAGATAAAACAAATTCTGATATTGTTGTAGGAACAGATCCTGATTGTGACCGTCTGGGTGTTGCCGTTAGAAATAATGATGGTAAAATGATTTTGCTTAACGGAAACCAAACTATGGTTTTAATGACTTCTTTCCTTTTGAAACAATGGAAAAAAGCAGGCAAAATAAACGGAAAACAATTCGTTGGTTCAACAATCGTTTCCACTCCAATGATTATGGAATTGGCTACAAGTTATGGTGTTGAATGCAAAGTTGGTTTAACAGGATTTAAATGGATCGCAAAAATGATCAAAGATTTCCCTGAACTTGAATTTATCGGTGGTGGTGAAGAAAGTTTCGGATTTATGGTTGGCGATGCGGTTAGAGATAAAGATGCAGTTGCTGCAACGTTATTAATATGCGAAGTTGCCGCACAAGCAAAAGCTGCCGGAAGCTCTGTTTACAAAGAACTTTTACAACTTTATGTTGAAAATGGTTTTTACAAAGAATACTTAGTTTCATTGACTAAAAAGGGAATGGAAGGGTTACAAGAAATTAATCAGATGATGATTGATTTACGTAAAAATCCTTTGAAAGAAATCAATGGTCAGCGTGTGATTATGGTTGAAGATTATCAATCATCTACTGCATTGAATTTGTTGACTAATGAAGAATCTACGATGGATATGCCGAAATCGAATGTATTAATTTATTATACAGAAGACGGTTCTAAAATTTGTGCAAGACCAAGCGGAACAGAACCAAAAATTAAATTCTACATCAGCGTAAATGCCGAATTAGAATCTGTTCAAGATTTTGATGCTGCCGAAAGTTTCTTAGATCAAAAAATACAGAATATCATTGCAGATATGCAATTGAAATAA